A stretch of the Corythoichthys intestinalis isolate RoL2023-P3 chromosome 22, ASM3026506v1, whole genome shotgun sequence genome encodes the following:
- the bet1 gene encoding BET1 homolog isoform X2 — protein sequence MNGEAASGNYVASGYSVYEEENEHLQEGLRAKVSALKSLSIDIGTEVKYQNKMLDEMDSDFDSTGGLLGATIGRVKKLSRGSQTKLLCYMLLFCLFVFFVLYWFIKLR from the exons ATGAATg GTGAAGCAGCATCTGGGAACTATGTTGCAAGTGGATACAGTGTGTACGAAGAGGAAAATGAACATTTACAGGAGGGACTGAGAGCCAAAGTCAGCGCTTTAAAAAGT TTGTCTATCGATATAGGAACGGAAGTGAAGTACCAAAATAAAATGCTGGATGAGATG GACAGCGACTTCGATTCAACAGGCGGTCTTCTCGGCGCCACCATCGGCAGAGTCAAAAAGCTTTCTAGAGGCAGTCAAACCAAACTACTGTGCTACATGTTGCTCTTCTGCCTTTTTGTCTTCTTCGTACTCTACTGGTTCATCAAGTTGAGGTGA
- the bet1 gene encoding BET1 homolog isoform X1 yields MRRANLGEAASGNYVASGYSVYEEENEHLQEGLRAKVSALKSLSIDIGTEVKYQNKMLDEMDSDFDSTGGLLGATIGRVKKLSRGSQTKLLCYMLLFCLFVFFVLYWFIKLR; encoded by the exons ATGAGGCGCGCTAACTTGG GTGAAGCAGCATCTGGGAACTATGTTGCAAGTGGATACAGTGTGTACGAAGAGGAAAATGAACATTTACAGGAGGGACTGAGAGCCAAAGTCAGCGCTTTAAAAAGT TTGTCTATCGATATAGGAACGGAAGTGAAGTACCAAAATAAAATGCTGGATGAGATG GACAGCGACTTCGATTCAACAGGCGGTCTTCTCGGCGCCACCATCGGCAGAGTCAAAAAGCTTTCTAGAGGCAGTCAAACCAAACTACTGTGCTACATGTTGCTCTTCTGCCTTTTTGTCTTCTTCGTACTCTACTGGTTCATCAAGTTGAGGTGA